TACCTGCTCGCCCCCGACCGCCACCCCGCGGTTTGCCAGGTGGCGTGCCACGCTCGCCCGCTCGTGTGGACGACCGCCATGCGGCTGGTAGCGCAGCAGGCTCTCCAGATCACCGGCGGCGGCCAGCTGGCGCAAGGCGTCACGCAGCAACTCGGTCTGGCCGGGTAGGGCGGGATTGTTGAAGTTGAGATCCACCATGCCGGCTGCCAGCGCGTGCTGGTCGATGCCAAGGCCGGCAGGCAGCGAGGTGTCCCTGACAAAGGTACCGCGACCGGGCTCGCCGCTGACTAGCCCCATCGCTTCCAGTTCGGCGTAGACCCGCGTGGCGGTGACCAGCGCGATACCTTCCTTGGCGGCCAGTTGGCGGTGCGTTGGCAGCCGCGTGCCTGGTGGCAGCTGGCCGGCGCGGATGTCTGCGGCCAACGTATCCACCAATCGTTTGTAGCGTGCCCGGGCCATAAGGAATATATCCATGACAATTTTTTGATTGTATTGATTGTTGGGCATACGCTGGGGCGTCGCAACCTGATTCGTACCGAAAGACGGCACCATGCACATCGCTATCCTCACCTTTGACGGCTTCAACGAACTCGATTCTTTAATCGCGCTCGGCATTCTCCACCGCATCAAGACGCCCGGCTGGCGTGTGTCGATCGCCAGCCCCACCGCAAAAGTCCGTTCGATGAATGGGGTGGTGCTCGAATCGCACATCTCACTGTCCGAGGCCAGCCAAGCGGATGCGGTGATCGTGGGCAGTGGCATGCAGACGCGGGAGGTGGTCGCGGATGGCGCGCTGATGGCGCAAATGCAGTTTGATCCATCCCGGCAGCTGCTGGGCGCGCAATGCTCCGGCACGCTGGTACTGGCCAAACTTGGCTTGCTGGACGGGGTGTCGGCCTGCACCGACCTGATCACCAAGCCCTGGGTACAGGAGGCCGGCGTTAGCGTGTTGCCGCAGCCTTTCTTCGCCAGCGGCAATGTGGCCACGGCCGGTGGCTGTCTCGCCTCACCGTATCTCGCCGCCTGGGTGATTGCCCGGTTGCAGGGTGTCGAGGCGGCCCGCAGTGCCCTTCACTACGTGGCGCCGGTGGGTGAGAAGGAGGACTACGTCTCCCGCGCCATGCGGCATGTCGCGCCGTACTGTGCACAACCCCGGCTCTTGTAGGGATGCCGACCCCATGATTGGCATGGTCATTGCCGTTGTTGGTGATTTTTTCAAGTGATTGATTTTATATGGGAAATGTTTTTTTTGGTTGCTGCGGCCACTTTGCAGTGACCAGTTTTCCTCCTCCCTGCAAGGTTTGCGTGTCCAGTCATCGTCTGGACAAGTGGCAGCTAAGGCACGCTTGCTCAATCCCCGGAACTCTGTGGCTCTGGTCGGAGGGGACTAATTCTCATGATTATTGTTGATGCGCGTTAAAGCCGATTGGCATTAATGTTTTTCCCAAAAATAAAAATATGTTATCAAAAGGCTGATGATTTTATATTAATTGCTTGTTTTGTCTTTTAAAAAAGAGTTTTTGT
Above is a genomic segment from Vogesella indigofera containing:
- a CDS encoding DJ-1/PfpI family protein, which translates into the protein MHIAILTFDGFNELDSLIALGILHRIKTPGWRVSIASPTAKVRSMNGVVLESHISLSEASQADAVIVGSGMQTREVVADGALMAQMQFDPSRQLLGAQCSGTLVLAKLGLLDGVSACTDLITKPWVQEAGVSVLPQPFFASGNVATAGGCLASPYLAAWVIARLQGVEAARSALHYVAPVGEKEDYVSRAMRHVAPYCAQPRLL